A stretch of the Peromyscus leucopus breed LL Stock chromosome 10, UCI_PerLeu_2.1, whole genome shotgun sequence genome encodes the following:
- the Ociad1 gene encoding OCIA domain-containing protein 1 isoform X3, protein MNGRADFREPNAEVPRPIPHIGADYIPTEEERRVFAECNEESFWFRSVPLAATSMLITQGLISKGILSSHPKYGSIPKLIFACIMGYFAGKLSYVKTCQEKFKNLENSPLGEALRSGQARRSSPPGHYSQKSRYDSNVSGQSSFVTSPAADNIEKEALPRYEPIPFSASMNESTPTGISDHIAQGRNFS, encoded by the exons ATGAATGGGAGGGCTGATTTTCGAGAGCCGAATGCAGAAGTTCCAAGACCAATTCCCC ACATAGGGGCCGACTACATTCCCACAGAGGAAGAGCGGAGAGTCTTCGCAGAGTGCAATGAGGAAAGCTTCTGGTTCAGAT CTGTGCCATTGGCTGCCACAAGTATGTTGATTACTCAAGGATTAATTAGTAAAG GAATCCTGTCAAGTCATCCAAAATATGGCTCTATTCCTAAACTTATAT TTGCTTGTATCATGGGGTACTTTGCTGGAAAGCTTTCTTACGTGAAAACTTGCCAAGAAAAGTTCAAGAATCTTGAAAACTCCCCCCTTGGAGAAGCTCTGCGGTCAGGCCAAGCAAGGCGCTCTTCTCCACCTGG GCACTATTCTCAGAAGTCAAGATATGACTCAAACGTGAGTGGTCAGTCCTCTTTCGTGACGTCTCCAGCAGCAGACAACATAGAAAAGGAGGCCCTTCCTCGTTATGAGCCAATTCCATTCAGTGCTTCTATGAATGAGTCCACTCCCACGGGTATTAGTGACCATATTGCCCAAGGTAGAAACTTCTCTTGA
- the Ociad1 gene encoding OCIA domain-containing protein 1 isoform X2, producing the protein MNGRADFREPNAEVPRPIPHIGADYIPTEEERRVFAECNEESFWFRSVPLAATSMLITQGLISKGILSSHPKYGSIPKLIFACIMGYFAGKLSYVKTCQEKFKNLENSPLGEALRSGQARRSSPPGHYSQKSRYDSNVSGQSSFVTSPAADNIEKEALPRYEPIPFSASMNESTPTGISDHIAQVKVNKYGDTWDE; encoded by the exons ATGAATGGGAGGGCTGATTTTCGAGAGCCGAATGCAGAAGTTCCAAGACCAATTCCCC ACATAGGGGCCGACTACATTCCCACAGAGGAAGAGCGGAGAGTCTTCGCAGAGTGCAATGAGGAAAGCTTCTGGTTCAGAT CTGTGCCATTGGCTGCCACAAGTATGTTGATTACTCAAGGATTAATTAGTAAAG GAATCCTGTCAAGTCATCCAAAATATGGCTCTATTCCTAAACTTATAT TTGCTTGTATCATGGGGTACTTTGCTGGAAAGCTTTCTTACGTGAAAACTTGCCAAGAAAAGTTCAAGAATCTTGAAAACTCCCCCCTTGGAGAAGCTCTGCGGTCAGGCCAAGCAAGGCGCTCTTCTCCACCTGG GCACTATTCTCAGAAGTCAAGATATGACTCAAACGTGAGTGGTCAGTCCTCTTTCGTGACGTCTCCAGCAGCAGACAACATAGAAAAGGAGGCCCTTCCTCGTTATGAGCCAATTCCATTCAGTGCTTCTATGAATGAGTCCACTCCCACGGGTATTAGTGACCATATTGCCCAAG TCAAAGTAAACAAATACGGAGATACTTGGGATGAGTGA
- the Ociad1 gene encoding OCIA domain-containing protein 1 isoform X1, translating to MNGRADFREPNAEVPRPIPHIGADYIPTEEERRVFAECNEESFWFRSVPLAATSMLITQGLISKGILSSHPKYGSIPKLIFACIMGYFAGKLSYVKTCQEKFKNLENSPLGEALRSGQARRSSPPGHYSQKSRYDSNVSGQSSFVTSPAADNIEKEALPRYEPIPFSASMNESTPTGISDHIAQGPDPNFEESPKRKSTTYEELRSKNRESYEVTLTHKTDPSVRPMQERVPKKEVKVNKYGDTWDE from the exons ATGAATGGGAGGGCTGATTTTCGAGAGCCGAATGCAGAAGTTCCAAGACCAATTCCCC ACATAGGGGCCGACTACATTCCCACAGAGGAAGAGCGGAGAGTCTTCGCAGAGTGCAATGAGGAAAGCTTCTGGTTCAGAT CTGTGCCATTGGCTGCCACAAGTATGTTGATTACTCAAGGATTAATTAGTAAAG GAATCCTGTCAAGTCATCCAAAATATGGCTCTATTCCTAAACTTATAT TTGCTTGTATCATGGGGTACTTTGCTGGAAAGCTTTCTTACGTGAAAACTTGCCAAGAAAAGTTCAAGAATCTTGAAAACTCCCCCCTTGGAGAAGCTCTGCGGTCAGGCCAAGCAAGGCGCTCTTCTCCACCTGG GCACTATTCTCAGAAGTCAAGATATGACTCAAACGTGAGTGGTCAGTCCTCTTTCGTGACGTCTCCAGCAGCAGACAACATAGAAAAGGAGGCCCTTCCTCGTTATGAGCCAATTCCATTCAGTGCTTCTATGAATGAGTCCACTCCCACGGGTATTAGTGACCATATTGCCCAAG GACCTGATCCCAACTTTGAAGAAAGTCCCAAAAGAAAAAGTACTACATATGAGGAATTAAGGAGTAAGAACAGAGAGTCCTATGAAGTAACTTTAACACACAAGACTGACCCCTCAGTCAGGCCTATGCAGGAAAGAGTGCCCAAAAAAGAAG TCAAAGTAAACAAATACGGAGATACTTGGGATGAGTGA